The window GCTCTGCGCCCTGTTTTTGCGGAAGACGTCTGGATTGTGGCCGGGCATCGCGCCGAAATGGTGCAGGCCGCCTTTCCTGACGCCCGCTTTGTGTTGCAGGAACAGCAGCTTGGCACAGGCCATGCCCTTATTCAGGCTCTGCCCGCACTGACAGAAGCCGGTTGCACCCATTTGCTGGTGGTCAACGGCGACGCGCCCCTGCTTTCGGAATCTCTGGTTCGTTCTTTTCTTGCCGAGGCCGTTGGGGCCGATCTGGCTTTTGCCACCATTGAGCTGGACAACCCCGGCGCGTATGGCCGGGTGGTGCGCCAGCAGGGCAAGGTCAAGGCCATTGTGGAAGCCAAGGATTATGATTCCTCGCTCTACGGGCCGCCCTCCAACGAGGTTAACGCGGGCATGTACTATTGCAGTCTTGCTGCGGTGCAAAGCCTTTTGCCTCACCTGAACAACAGCAACAAGAGCGGTGAGTATTACATTACAGACCTCATCGGCCTTGCCGTTGCGGAAAAATACGAAGTTCTCGGCATCCAGTGCGGCCGCGATGATTCGCTCATGGGCGTGAATTCGCCAGTTGAGCTTTCCCGTATGGAAGAAACCCTGCGCGCCCGTATTGTTGATGATCTGCTTGCCTCGGGTGTTATCGTGCATGCGCCGGGCTCGGTGCGTGTTGGCCCCCTGGCGGAGATAGAACCCGGTGTGGAACTGACTGGCCCGTGCGAAATTTATGGACGCACCAGCATCAGCCGTGGGGCCAGCGTTGCCTCGCACTGCGTGGTGCGCGACTGCGTGATCTCCAATAATGCAGAGATCCGTTCCTTCTCCCATCTGGAAAAAGCCCGCGTGGGCGCAACCGCTTTGGTGGGGCCCTTTGCCCGCCTGCGGCCCGGCGCTGTGCTTGAAGAACAGTCGCATGTAGGCAATTTTGTTGAGCTTAAAAAGACCCATCTTGGCAAGGGCGCCAAGGCTAACCACCTTACCTATCTTGGCGATGCCGAGATAGGCGAGGGCACCAACATCGGCGCGGGCACAATCACCTGCAATTATGATGGAAAGCACAAGTTCCAGACCAAAATTGGGCGCTATGCCTTTATTGGCAGCAATACGGCCCTGGTTGCGCCTGTGAACGTGGGCGACGATGCCCTTGTGGGCGCAGGCTCGGTCATTACCCGCGACGTACCCAACGGCGAACTTGCCATAGCCCGCGAAAAGCAGAAAAATCTGCCCCGCAGGAATAAATAAACGGCCCTGGCGGCCTGTGCCGCAAGGGTTTTGGCTTTTTGCAGCCCGCGTCGGCACAGCCCGGCGCGGGTATTTTTTCGCCCGAGCGTATCCATTCTTGCCAAGGTCATGTCGCGGTGTTATTTACAAATCATGGAACTTTTGGAGCAGCTTGAATCGCAAGTCGAGGCGCTTTTGGCCCGACTTGACCGCCTCAAGGCGGAAAACGCGAAAATCAGTGCGGAGTCTGCCGATGTGGCAGCCAGAAATGACGCACTTGATGAAGAAAACCAAAAGCTGCGTGAAGCTCTTGAAAACGAAGAAAAGCTACGCACTGAGGCGCTGAATCGCATTGACGCCTTGCTGCGCAGGATTCAGGAGCACGACAGCGTCGAGTAGGTTTTTGTGAACCAGGATACTATCAACCTCACCGTTCTTGGGCTGAGCATTGCATTCAAGCCTGGAGCCGACATGCGGCGCGTACAGGAAGCCGTGCGGCTGGTGGAGGAACGGTTCGCAGACCAGAAGCTGAGGTTCCACGGAGGGCAGACCAAGGACATTCTGCTGACTTTTATGGCCCTTGGACTGGCGGATGATTTGCTGCAATCGCAGAAAGAGCAGGCGGACGTGCAGAATCGCGTCTCAACCTTGCTTTCAAAAATAGAGGAGTCCTCTTAGGCTCCTTTGGGCGCTTCCCTGGGACGCGCGTGATTTATGCCTCGGTGCTAACCTGACAAGAATATAAAAGGGGGCCGTCACTGTCTTTGTGTGTGCACGCCCGGCAAGACCGGGA of the Desulfovibrio desulfuricans DSM 642 genome contains:
- the zapB gene encoding cell division protein ZapB, which translates into the protein MELLEQLESQVEALLARLDRLKAENAKISAESADVAARNDALDEENQKLREALENEEKLRTEALNRIDALLRRIQEHDSVE
- the glmU gene encoding bifunctional UDP-N-acetylglucosamine diphosphorylase/glucosamine-1-phosphate N-acetyltransferase GlmU — protein: MPKNAALILAAGKGTRMHSDRPKVLQTLLGEPMLACVIEALRPVFAEDVWIVAGHRAEMVQAAFPDARFVLQEQQLGTGHALIQALPALTEAGCTHLLVVNGDAPLLSESLVRSFLAEAVGADLAFATIELDNPGAYGRVVRQQGKVKAIVEAKDYDSSLYGPPSNEVNAGMYYCSLAAVQSLLPHLNNSNKSGEYYITDLIGLAVAEKYEVLGIQCGRDDSLMGVNSPVELSRMEETLRARIVDDLLASGVIVHAPGSVRVGPLAEIEPGVELTGPCEIYGRTSISRGASVASHCVVRDCVISNNAEIRSFSHLEKARVGATALVGPFARLRPGAVLEEQSHVGNFVELKKTHLGKGAKANHLTYLGDAEIGEGTNIGAGTITCNYDGKHKFQTKIGRYAFIGSNTALVAPVNVGDDALVGAGSVITRDVPNGELAIAREKQKNLPRRNK
- a CDS encoding cell division protein ZapA, encoding MNQDTINLTVLGLSIAFKPGADMRRVQEAVRLVEERFADQKLRFHGGQTKDILLTFMALGLADDLLQSQKEQADVQNRVSTLLSKIEESS